From a region of the Daphnia magna isolate NIES linkage group LG1, ASM2063170v1.1, whole genome shotgun sequence genome:
- the LOC116936145 gene encoding uncharacterized protein LOC116936145 isoform X2 yields the protein MGNDRSGTKRSPNKKNNEDCLDGWKDVADMLIIFNHNNILRVYSYEEDVANGWRYFALEPYSATLYDYCNSKYKGAMPNESQVLYQITNGVSYLHGKRIVHGDLNPLNVVIAAQSRPVRMKISDFGLSKFSYSKRLLEKGENISSEVKLCLRKYWTLSEETDSLEGIKDATEDVVAAGCILFYYLTRGGHLFGCDSKSILINLKKNNPVNLENLGKNHFAYEPIKNMINPPGKGFNWLQVANEEFKEALSLQVNTSKRLGSGTFGQVFEGTFNGDPVAVKQMSTTTAEREIIQREMSTHIELSHVNVVKLWHVADSADNKFTHLALELCAGTLMDYCQNKYSGPKLPPDELVLYQIANGLHYIHSRNLVHRDIKPENILISMTAPVQMKVSDLSFVKKTREDFSETFSQSEIRGAFQWLAPERLVVLMDTENKSTDLPHGTIKSDTFSSGCVFFYFLTRGTHPFGKNQVSVPTNIVQNKPEELDNYKQNLAADDVNGRIPAGLIKLIEDMIQFKEEERIGLPEVIKQLAAVLYGMDKSKCQLRLVEASLGGDYIIRSHPTEPILVYANEKKLIFYTTENLTIPFSNWRKKKEIPFHHLNFKRVYSLEWNINGTRLAARFFDLTLVVWSYPECEILFQKKFLGFMTQINWNSTRPNLFAAYHKLNYHLFVCDSSIGDVITTIDCENVAVKWISENRIAVSSFNGTIKIFEMEENNLTTTRLLKEFTHGKKCYYLEWNERTQYLASGGDKGIKIWSMDDDKPIYSLELEEHRSEFAWRLCTGNGEEEGGIEMARKSAKNFTFAYFFFKKYKKPKSVSIAPTLPYIATKRRFYLESSGKRTTAAIEDTVIETVALETVVIETVAFSSDGRFLVAGGNKNLMIWSAEDWVQICQHGYKIDIVNMDIKKSAMNISFFTTKSTNLYENKLIVHYFGFSRLLEFAFEESNISDSGSEISTESDEDDILTWTLSDRRRGPFKRLKALIF from the exons ATGGGAAATGATCGAAGTGGAACAAAAAGAAGCCCCAATAAGAAGAACAATGAAGACTGCCTTGATGGGTGGAAAGACGTGGCTGACATGCTCATTATCTTCAATCACAACAATATCCTACGAGTTTACAGTTATGAGGAGGACGTGGCCAATGGATggag GTATTTTGCTCTGGAACCGTACAGTGCCACGTTATACGATTATTGCAATAGCAAGTACAAGGGAGCCATGCCAAATGAATCGCAAGTTCTTTATCAAATTACCAACGGCGTCAGCTATCTGCATGGCAAAAGAATCGTACATGGCGATTTAAATCCGTTAAACGTCGTCATTGCTGCCCAGTCCCGTCCTGTGCGCAtgaaaatttcagattttggATTGAGCAAATTCAGTTATAGCAAACGGCTGTtggaaaaaggagaaaacatTTCCTCTGAAGTGAAACTCTGCCTGAGAAAGTATTGGACACTGTCAGAGGAAACTGACTCCCTGGAAGGCATCAAAGACGCCACCGAAGATGTCGTTGCAGCTGgatgcattttgttttattatctTACCCGTGGCGGACACCTTTTTGGTTGTGATTCTAAGTCAATCTTGATAAACCTCAAGAAAAACAATCCAGTCAATTTAGAAA ATTTGGGTAAAAATCATTTTGCGTACGAGCCCATCAAAAATATGATAAATCCCCCAGGAAAAGGATTCAATTGGTTACAAGTAGCAAATGAGGAATTTAAAGAAGCACTTTCAC TCCAAGTCAACACCAGCAAACGACTTGGTAGTGGAACTTTTGGACAAGTGTTCGAGGGGACATTTAACGGCGATCCCGTTGCAGTCAAACAAATGTCGACGACAACAGCTGAAAGAGAAATTATTCAAAGAGAAATGAGTACACACATAGAATTGAGTCACGTCAATGTGGTGAAACTCTGGCACGTCGCTGATTCTGCCGACAATAAATTCAC GCATCTGGCTTTGGAATTGTGTGCCGGGACATTGATGGATTATTGCCAAAATAAATACAGCGGACCGAAATTGCCACCAGACGAATTGGTCCTTTATCAAATCGCCAATGGATTGCATTACATCCACTCGAGAAATTTGGTGCATCGCGATATTAAACCGGAAAACATCCTCATTTCAATGACGGCGCCCGTTCAGATGAAAGTCTCTGATTTGTCGTTTGTTAAGAAAACTCGGGAAGATTTTTCGGAGACTTTTTCGCAGAGCGAAATTAGAGGAGCTTTTCAGTGGCTAGCACCTGAGAGACTTGTGGTTTTAATGGACACTGAAAACAAGTCTACCGATCTGCCACATGGAACAATCAAAAGTGACACGTTTTCATCCGGATGtgtatttttctatttcctgaCGCGTGGCACACATCCATTTGGGAAAAATCAAGTCTCTGTCCCTACTAATATTGTTCAAAACAAACCGGAGGAACTCGACAACTACAAGCAAA atttggcGGCAGACGACGTAAACGGAAGAATCCCTGCTGGTTTGATTAAGTTGATTGAGGATATGATtcaatttaaagaagaagaaagaatcggATTGCCTGAGGTCATAAAACAACTAGCCGCTGTATTGTACGGGATGG acaAAAGCAAATGTCAATTGAGGCTCGTTGAAGCGTCGTTAGGTGGGGATTACATAATCCGTTCCCACCCCACTGAACCGATTCTTGTATATGCCAATGAGAAAAAGTTAATATTTTACACTACAGAAAATTTGACTATTCCGTTTTCCaattggagaaaaaagaaagaaatcccATTTCATCATCTAAACTTTAAGAGAGTTTATTCGCTTGAGTGGAAT ATTAACGGGACACGACTAGCTGCTCGATTTTTTGATCTAACTCTCGTCGTATGGAGTTACCCAGAGTGCGAAATCCTctttcaaaagaaatttctGGGTTTTATGACTCAAATAAATTGGAATTCAACTAGGCCCAACTTATTTGCTGCTTATCATAAG TTGAATTATCACCTTTTCGTATGTGATTCATCCATTGGCGACGTGATCACCACAATTGACTGTGAAAACGTGGCTGTGAAGTGGATCTCTGAAAATCGAATCGCCGTCTCTTCTTTTAATGGAAcgatcaaaatttttgaaatggaggaaaacaatttgacaacaACTCGACTCTTGAAAGAATTCACACatggaaaaaaatgttattatCTGGAGTGGAATGAAAGGACCCAATATTTGGCCAGTGGTGGTGATAAGGGGATCAag ATTTGGTCTATGGACGACGACAAGCCAATTTATAGCCTGGAGTTAGAAGAACATCGAAGTGAATTTGCTTGGCGCTTATGCACAGGAAATGGGGAAGAAGAGGGCGGAATCGAAATGGCAAggaaatcggccaaaaacttCACTTTTGCTTA tttttttttcaagaaatacaaaaaaccaaaaagtgtatcaattgcccccactctcccctacatcgCCACTAAACGGCGTTTTTATTTGGAATCCTCTGGAAAACGGACAACAGCCGCGATCGAAGATACGGTCATAGAAACGGTCGCCTTAGAAACGGTCGTCATAGAAACGGTCGCCTTTTCATCGGACGGTCGATTTCTTGTAGCCGGGGGCAATAAGAATTTAATGATTTGGTCAGCGGAG GACTGGGTACAAATATGTCAACATGGATATAAAATAGATATAGTCAACATGGATATAAAAAAGAGCGCAATGAATATATCATTTTTCACCACAAAATCTACAAACCTTTACGAGAATAAACTTATAGTCCATTATTTCGGG TTCAGCCGCTTACTTGAATTCGCGTTCGAAGAAAGTAACATTTCTGATTCGGGCAGTGAAATATCAACAGAATCCGATGAGGATGACATATTGACATGGACCTTAAGTGATAGAAGACGTGGTCCTTTTAAACGACTAAAGGCGCTAATCTTCTAA
- the LOC123473845 gene encoding meiosis-specific nuclear structural protein 1-like, translating into MQQQGRKEKAEKLASIRHRLQKALEVEERRRREREELWIEYGCEEKGELEDKKAEELEKMTQAQRIKWNEDMAEQLRQLELKKKAQKEEELNERLWMLEQAALEEKAEREAAERRHKDLTQLQKEQAALLEERRQLKKLELAEKEEERRMEELRQQAEDEAIAEEKRRILEQS; encoded by the exons ATGCAGCAGCAAGGAAGGAAAGAGAAAGCCGAGAAACTTGCTTCCATCCGCCATCGGCTTCAAAAGGCTTTAGAAGTCGAGGAG CGCCGGCGACGTGAAAGAGAAGAGTTATGGATCGAATACGGTTGTGAAGAGAAGGGAGAACTGGAGGACAAAAAAGCTGAAGAATTAGAAAAGATGACTCAAGCCCAACGAATCAAATGGAATGAAGATATGGCTGAACAATTGCGCCAGCTCGAGCTTAAAAAGAAAGcgcagaaagaagaagaacttaaCGAACGTTTATGG ATGCTGGAGCAAGCTGCGTTGGAGGAAAAGGCTGAACGAGAGGCCGCTGAACGAAGACACAAGGATCTCACGCAATTGCAGAAAGAACAGGCGGCCTTACTCGAAGAGCGACGTCAGCTGAAGAAATTGGAATTGGCCGAGAAGGAGGAAGAACGACGCATGGAAGAATTGCGTCAACAGGCCGAAGACGAAGCGATCGcagaggaaaaaagaagaatcttGGAGCAATCATAA
- the LOC116933425 gene encoding serine/threonine-protein kinase/endoribonuclease ire-1, with translation MDYKEEDVLGKGGFACVYGGTFKGEKVAYKKIDKWTLDDIAQEREEYTMQNLDHPNVLKLLDVQQDQNFKYLILELCVSTLFDYVEGYYKGKMPSEIDGMIQMARGLHYIHSNHFVHRDIKPSNVLISPTFILKISDFGFSRGVTGSGSFSMSSEPKGTRVYCSPEFLSTEEKTKEEKEKIRVDVSIDVFSLGCLFFNYLTKGGHPFANGERPNEIFTPANIKNGEKILNGRMGLPENHYAYDMIDGMTDKDPGKRWQLKLALEILNEA, from the exons ATGGATTACAAGGAGGAAGATGTTTTGGGCAAGGGTGGTTTTGCCTGTGTTTACGGAGGCACTTTTAAAGGAGAAAAAGTTGCGTATAAGAAGATTGACAAATGGACGTTAGACGACATTGCTCAGGAAAGGGAAGAGTACACCATGCAAAATCTGGACCATCCTAACGTTCTCAAGCTCCTTGATGTTCAGCAAGACCAAAATTTCAA GTATCTGATTTTGGAACTATGCGTCAGTACACTTTTCGATTACGTCGAAGGATACTATAAGGGCAAAATGCCTTCCGAGATCGACGGAATGATTCAAATGGCTAGAGGATTGCATTACATCCATTCCAATCATTTTGTCCATCGAGACATTAAGCCATCAAACGTATTGATTTCTCCaacattcattttgaaaatatcGGATTTTGGATTCAGCCGGGGAGTCACAGGCTCCGGAAGTTTTTCTATGTCCAGTGAGCCGAAAGGCACACGAGTCTATTGCTCCCCAGAATTCCTTTCGACGgaagagaaaaccaaagaagagaaagaaaaaatccgcGTTGACGTTTCGATTGACGTCTTTTCACTGGGATGTCTCTTTTTCAATTACCTTACGAAGGGCGGTCATCCGTTTGCCAATGGAGAGCGTCCCAATGAAATTTTCACTCCCGCTAATATTAAAAACGGTGAAAAGATCCTCAATGGCAGGATGG GTTTACCGGAGAATCATTATGCTTATGACATGATTGACGGAATGACTGATAAAGATCCCGGTAAACGTTGGCAATTAAAACTAGCCCTAGAAATTCTTAATGAAGCTTAA
- the LOC123473805 gene encoding uncharacterized protein LOC123473805 gives MSPAASSPPIIQFSHPAAIFNQFVVSLVDHSVLKLCQDGDAGALSRYLSLHHDKVSARNLNAPDQTGKSGLLHAAMTGNVAIARLLIKLPGLEVNLADNEGNTALHLASQAGHADVVSLLTLCPNLSIDIRNNAGLTALMKAALQGRVRCTRLLLLAGASPVLRDFGRGLCSVEWARLTGRTKCAEIIDKYMDKMQLNPGLGLKTFHHGGVVASSEPSLQQFSKRSSLVLLPSGKTKDSWVKNTLKKTIRIVSGGGSDQNGNSKGSTFSIASQLTGSGVMGASVLLPGDPSRRSSMPVLPTNNSGGAAGFVAELFDRHRSQGRSQSHHPPTSFNVPRIQVSYWNNTVGGNIPPPPSSTPKIIPGEMRPQTSSRNRQRSKSSTRS, from the exons ATGAGTCCGGCCGCCAGCAGCCCACCGATAATCCAGTTCAGCCATCCAGCAGCGATTTTCAATCAGTTCGTAGTGTCGCTCGTCGATCACAGCGTTTTGAAGTTGTGCCAAGATGGTGACGCTGGCGCCTTGTCCCGATACCTCAGCCTCCACCACGACAAAGTTTCAGCCAGAAATTTAAATGCCCCAGATCAAACGGGAAAA TCAGGTTTGTTGCATGCGGCAATGACAGGAAATGTGGCCATCGCCCGTCTTTTAATCAAATTACCTGGCCTTGAAGTCAATTTGGCTGATAACGAGGGTAACACTGCCCTTCACCTGGCCTCACAAGCAG GTCACGCAGATGTCGTTAGTCTACTGACATTGTGTCCAAATTTATCCATCGACATACGTAACAACGCCGGCCTTACT GCTTTAATGAAAGCTGCTTTGCAAGGCCGAGTTCGATGCACTCGGCTGCTTCTATTGGCCGGAGCTTCGCCCGTCCTGAGAGATTTCGGCCGGGGATTATGTTCGGTGGAATGGGCCCGTCTGACGGGCCGTACTAAATGCGCTGAAATTATCGACAAGTACATGGACAAGATGCAATTGAATCCCGGACTGGGATTGAAAACGTTTCATCACGGTGGAGTTGTAGCCTCTTCTGAGCCAAGCCTCCAGCAATTCTCTAAACGCTCATCGCTCGTCCTCCTCCCATCGGGCAAAACCAAAGACTCTTGG GTTAAAAATACGCTGAAAAAAACCATTCGAATTGTAAGCGGTGGAGGATCGGATCAAAATGGAAACAGTAAAGGATCGACGTTTAGCATTGCGTCTCAATTGACGGGCAGTGGAGTCATGGGCGCCAGTGTTTTATTGCCCGGCGATCCGTCTCGAAGATCTTCCATGCCCGTCTTGCCTACAAATAACTCGGGCGGAGCTGCTGGTTTTGTTGCCGAACTGTTTGATCGACATCGTTCACAAGGTCGTTCGCAATCGCATCATCCGCCGACCTCTTTCAATGTGCCCAGGATTCAAGTCTCTTACTGGAACAATACGGTGGGAGGCAACATCCCTCCACCGCCGTCCAGCACACCGAAAATTATACCGGGCGAAATGAGACCGCAAACGAGTAGCCGCAACCGGCAACGTTCAAAGAGTTCAACTCGATCCTGA
- the LOC123473823 gene encoding uncharacterized protein LOC123473823, producing MAAFASDTTLDGWRLSIRSTIVLTEELLNPKNPLEKYDFVLTAKWNQDALEMTFGRIRSVDTHPTAASFLHIIRMMSLYTPAKVLLRNANVENDDHIRVLVDFKECLIKKFPDNAKAATDLRVAMKDDLMEELGKRYVNELPLSKEDRIGNFLIYDVAGYMVKTRENLFECEACRQTVITKEADLPSDFDADAYTRARTKGGLVFVTLSMYQTLCAIEKVVSNHFKSLNHIYITDTFQECIAKVKLTNVLPLFCDTHRHCNMGTLIMEYVKVRYYFESKRLKDVLLSKEQTTVQASFKLAKNAHTRNLIQSNT from the exons ATGGCCGCATTTGCGTCAGATACGACTCTAGATGGCTGGCGCTTGTCTATCCGTAGCACCATTGTCTTGACAGAAGAGTTATTGAatccaaaaaaccctttagaGAAATACGATTTCGTACTGACAGCAAAATGGAACCAAGACGCCTTAGAG ATGACTTTTGGGCGCATACGTTCAGTCGATACACATCCAACGGCTGCAAGTTTTCTACATATTATCAGGATGATGTCATTGTACACACCCGCGAAGGTACTATTGCGGAACGCAAATGTAGAAAATGATGACCATATTAGGGTGCTCGTCGATTTTAAGGAGTGtctcattaaaaaattccCGGACAATGCTAAGGCTGCTACTGATTTAAGGGTAGCAATGAAAGATGATTTAATGGAAGAGCTGGGAAAGCGTTACGTGAACGAGTTGCCCTTGTCCAAAGAAGATAGAATCGGTAACTTTCTCATATACGATGTAGCAGGTTACATGgtgaaaacgagagaaaacctTTTCGAGTGTGAGGCATGCAGACAGACCGTAATTACCAAAGAAGCAGATCTACCAAGTGATTTTGACGCAGATGCATACACGAGAGCTCGAACCAAAGGTGGACTGGTGTTTGTCACCCTGTCAATGTACCAAACTTTGTGCGCAATTGAAAAAGTTGTCTCAAACCACTTTAAGTCACTTAATCATATTTATATCACTGATACATTCCAAGAGTGTATAGCAAAAGTTAAATTAACCAATGTACTGCCCCTTTTTTGTGATACTCATCGCCATTGTAATATGGGAACTTTAATAATGGAGTATGTAAAAGTGAGATattattttgaatctaaacgtttgaaagatgttttattgtccaaagaacaaacaacAGTCCAGGCGAGTTTCAAACTGGCCAAAAATGCCCATACAAGAAATTTAATACAAAGTAATACTTAA